A genomic window from Silene latifolia isolate original U9 population chromosome Y, ASM4854445v1, whole genome shotgun sequence includes:
- the LOC141633990 gene encoding putative protein phosphatase 2C 52, giving the protein MGGCISTSSVSTASNGSYGDGISSSSCCVGMGHCGRKRSKRTFSDHIASFQHLSSIPNRIFMNGKSRSSCIFTQQGRKGINQDAMIVWEDFMTDDVTFCGVFDGHGPHGHLVARKVRDALPLKLVSFLNSCQSKEVGPSGACCNGDLKSDGVEAEKEGLVEALWRHAFLKSYKAMDKELRSHPNVDCFCSGSTAVTIVKQGSNLFMGNIGDSRAIMATKDNNDSLVAIQLTVDLKPDLPREAERIKRCKGRVFALQDEPEVCRVWLPFDDAPGLAMARAFGDFCLKEYGVISVPEFSHRMLTDKDQFIVMASDGIWDVLSNEEVVAVVFSSPSRASAARLLVDSAACEWKLKYPTSKMDDCAVVCLFLDGKMDSESDYEEQGFSSATIQSNHSGAAIESDDGQTVEPSLQRNNTVRSSEENNSFRRLPAEVTTVETILSEDQNWSGLEGVTRVNSLVQLPRFSEERPNS; this is encoded by the exons ATGGGTGGTTGTATTTCTACTAGTAGTGTGAGTACTGCTAGTAATGGGAGCTATGGAGACGGGATTTCGTCATCATCATGTTGCGTAGGAATGGGGCATTGTGGCAGAAAAAGGAGTAAGCGAACCTTTTCAGACCATATTGCTTCATTTCAGCATCTATCATCAATACCAAACCGAATCTTTATGAACGGAAAGAGTCGGAGTTCTTGTATATTCACACAGCAGGGTCGCAAGGGGATAAACCAAGATGCCATGATCGTGTGGGAG GATTTTATGACAGATGATGTAACATTTTGTGGTGTATTTGATGGACATGGGCCGCATGGGCATCTTGTTGCTCGCAAAGTAAGGGATGCACTTCCCTTGAAGCTGGTCTCATTCTTGAACTCTTGTCAGTCAAAGGAAGTTGGGCCAAGCGGCGCTTGCTGTAATGGAGATCTGAAATCTGATGGTGTTGAAGCCGAGAAAGAAGGTTTAGTTGAAGCATTATGGAGACATGCTTTTCTTAAATCATACAAGGCTATGGATAAAGAGTTGAGATCACATCCTAACGTGGATTGCTTTTGTAGTGGCAGTACTGCTGTTACTATTGTGAAACAA GGCTCAAATCTGTTTATGGGAAACATCGGTGATTCTCGGGCAATCATGGCAACAAAAGACAACAATGATTCTCTGGTAGCAATACAGTTGACTGTTGATCTTAAGCCAGATTTACCTA GGGAAGCTGAAAGGATAAAACGATGTAAGGGCAGGGTGTTTGCATTGCAAGATGAGCCCGAAGTTTGTAGAGTTTGGTTGCCATTTGATGATGCCCCTGGGTTAGCAATGGCTCGCGCATTCGGCGATTTCTGTCTGAAGGAGTACGGAGTTATCTCTGTACCTGAATTTTCCCACAGAATGCTGACGGATAAGGATCAGTTCATCGTGATGGCCTCAGATGGG ATATGGGATGTGCTGAGCAATGAGGAAGTTGTGGCAGTAGTCTTCTCATCCCCTTCCCGAGCGTCAGCAGCACGTTTACTGGTCGATTCAGCAGCCTGTGAGTGGAAACTCAAATATCCAACATCAAAGATGGATGATTGCGCTGTGGTTTGTTTATTTTTAGATGGAAAAATGGACTCGGAATCCGATTATGAAGAACAAGGATTTTCGTCAGCCACCATCCAAAGTAATCACTCGGGGGCCGCAATAGAATCAGATGATGGGCAAACTGTAGAGCCTTCCCTCCAACGGAACAATACAGTTAGATCATCTGAAGAAAACAACTCGTTTAGGAGATTGCCGGCGGAGGTAACAACTGTGGAAACTATACTCTCTGAAGACCAGAACTGGTCTGGTTTAGAAGGGGTAACGCGTGTCAATTCACTTGTTCAGCTCCCTAGATTTTCAGAGGAGAGGCCTAATTCCTGA